Proteins encoded within one genomic window of Pseudalkalibacillus sp. SCS-8:
- a CDS encoding tetratricopeptide repeat protein: MVQKLEEALKLRQEGHYQQSNEILVNLVEEYPENASLHYQCAWSFDLLGEEAKAAPYYEKAIQSGLGEEELKGAYIGLGSTYRTLGEYEKSKDVLQEGMARYPENRAIQVFYAMTLYNMNEHHRSMELLLQCLADTTRDEELAKYKKALQFYSDKLDQVWK, from the coding sequence ATCGTGCAGAAATTAGAGGAAGCATTAAAGCTGAGGCAGGAAGGCCATTATCAGCAATCGAACGAAATCCTTGTAAATTTGGTGGAGGAGTATCCAGAGAATGCTTCGCTTCATTACCAGTGTGCATGGAGCTTTGACCTGTTAGGTGAAGAAGCCAAAGCCGCACCCTATTACGAAAAGGCGATCCAATCAGGGTTGGGTGAAGAAGAACTGAAGGGTGCTTACATAGGTCTTGGGAGCACTTATCGTACGTTAGGAGAATACGAGAAATCGAAGGATGTCCTGCAAGAAGGGATGGCGCGCTATCCGGAAAATCGAGCCATCCAAGTTTTTTATGCGATGACATTATACAACATGAATGAACATCACCGTTCAATGGAGCTCCTGCTTCAATGTCTAGCTGATACGACGAGAGACGAAGAACTAGCGAAATACAAGAAAGCGCTCCAGTTTTATTCCGATAAACTGGATCAGGTGTGGAAATGA
- a CDS encoding GrpB family protein, with protein sequence MRKVEVTPYNSEWNVRFEEEASVLRRIFGPELVTVHHIGSTSVEGLQAKPIIDIMPVVKDIEAVDAFNDQMMAIGYEPRGENGIPGRRYFQKGGDNRTHHIHIFQEGDPGVERHLAVRDYLRAKPEARDAYGFLKEELAERYPHDMESYIKGKEQFVLDLEAKALEWYHSIK encoded by the coding sequence ATGAGAAAAGTGGAAGTAACACCTTACAATTCAGAATGGAACGTTCGATTTGAGGAAGAGGCGAGTGTTCTGCGCAGGATATTTGGACCCGAGCTGGTCACCGTCCACCATATCGGAAGTACGTCGGTAGAGGGTCTCCAGGCTAAACCGATCATCGACATCATGCCTGTCGTGAAGGATATTGAAGCCGTCGATGCTTTCAACGATCAAATGATGGCGATTGGCTACGAACCTAGAGGAGAAAACGGGATTCCAGGTCGTCGATACTTTCAGAAAGGCGGCGACAACCGGACCCATCACATCCATATTTTTCAGGAGGGTGACCCAGGAGTCGAACGACACCTGGCCGTTCGGGATTACTTGCGTGCCAAACCTGAAGCGCGAGATGCATATGGATTCCTGAAAGAAGAACTCGCCGAGCGCTATCCGCATGACATGGAGTCTTATATCAAAGGGAAAGAACAATTTGTGTTGGATTTAGAGGCCAAGGCGTTAGAGTGGTATCACTCCATAAAATAG
- a CDS encoding transposase, whose translation MPRQPRFWYPGAEYHITTRGNQKTPLFHDAQDRRVYLNYLSEARMEFPFDLYAYCLMTNHIHLQIKTHDTNIQLIMKKVNHRYAYYFNRKNNYVGHVFQDRYFAKLIESPFYQIDVSKYIHLNPVKAGLAPTPCAYEWSSYPTYVQFRRMPSVNPYPILSHFPYPQNNAYKQFVENDPSLSITGKELAEAFL comes from the coding sequence TTGCCTCGCCAGCCACGCTTTTGGTATCCCGGTGCAGAGTATCATATCACCACCCGCGGAAACCAGAAAACCCCGTTATTCCACGATGCGCAAGACCGCCGCGTCTACTTGAACTATTTGAGTGAAGCCCGCATGGAATTCCCCTTCGATCTTTACGCCTACTGCTTGATGACGAATCATATCCACCTCCAGATCAAGACCCACGACACGAACATTCAGCTCATTATGAAAAAGGTCAACCACAGATATGCCTACTACTTTAACCGCAAAAACAACTACGTCGGTCACGTATTCCAGGATCGATACTTCGCAAAGTTGATCGAATCCCCTTTTTATCAAATCGATGTCAGCAAATACATCCATCTCAACCCCGTTAAGGCAGGGCTCGCACCCACCCCCTGTGCTTATGAATGGAGCAGTTACCCGACATACGTCCAATTTCGAAGGATGCCATCCGTCAATCCGTATCCGATCCTCTCTCATTTTCCTTATCCTCAAAATAACGCCTACAAGCAATTTGTCGAAAATGACCCCAGCTTATCCATCACCGGAAAGGAACTCGCCGAAGCTTTTCTGTAA
- a CDS encoding NUDIX hydrolase, with product MFVVNVEGAIHRNDKWLLIRRSEKEEHAGGSLSLVGGKCEVEGDSTDILERTLKREVFEEVGSEVANLKYVNSSSFVTGSGINVIDIVFLCHHKSGEPYVKSTEEVDEVVWMTASEILSQKDMPIYLKENIKLAEKILQNN from the coding sequence TTGTTCGTCGTAAATGTAGAAGGTGCTATTCATCGAAATGATAAATGGCTCTTAATCAGAAGAAGTGAGAAGGAAGAACACGCAGGAGGTTCTCTTTCACTTGTGGGAGGAAAGTGTGAAGTTGAAGGAGACTCCACTGATATCCTAGAAAGAACGTTAAAGAGAGAGGTTTTTGAAGAAGTAGGTAGTGAGGTTGCAAACCTTAAGTATGTAAATAGCTCTTCCTTTGTTACTGGATCAGGGATAAATGTCATTGATATTGTATTTTTGTGTCACCATAAATCTGGAGAACCATACGTCAAAAGCACTGAAGAAGTTGATGAAGTTGTATGGATGACTGCTTCAGAAATTTTATCTCAGAAGGATATGCCGATATATCTAAAAGAAAATATCAAACTTGCAGAGAAGATCCTACAAAACAACTGA
- a CDS encoding DUF2569 family protein, whose product MSVKHEGIGGWLILIIIGLLSVPFIRMFSLYQNYWTVYHTPAWSLLTEPGNPLYHAWFEPVFWINVAVDFGIILLTLVALWLLFTKHAAFPKFMIYYLVGITVFAIADGIITNWIFSTLPITADTLAYIKGQSFRQQAGSIIVCLIWIPYLLRSKRVKATFIGKPKEQPFAHNNLTF is encoded by the coding sequence ATGAGTGTAAAACACGAAGGAATCGGCGGCTGGTTGATCCTGATCATCATCGGTCTACTGTCTGTCCCTTTCATACGGATGTTTTCTCTCTATCAAAATTACTGGACAGTCTATCACACGCCAGCCTGGAGCTTGCTGACAGAGCCTGGGAATCCGTTATATCACGCTTGGTTCGAGCCCGTCTTCTGGATCAATGTAGCCGTTGATTTTGGGATTATCTTGCTGACCCTCGTTGCGTTATGGCTTTTGTTTACGAAGCATGCGGCATTTCCAAAGTTCATGATCTATTATCTCGTCGGGATTACGGTTTTTGCGATTGCGGACGGCATCATTACGAACTGGATTTTCAGTACGCTCCCGATTACCGCAGACACACTCGCATATATTAAAGGGCAATCCTTCCGCCAGCAAGCCGGTTCAATTATCGTATGTCTGATCTGGATTCCTTACTTGCTGAGGTCCAAACGGGTCAAGGCGACGTTCATCGGTAAACCGAAAGAGCAGCCGTTTGCTCATAACAATTTAACCTTTTAA
- a CDS encoding penicillin-binding transpeptidase domain-containing protein produces the protein MYRKIILLFGLLLLLAACSEKPQPETTFKSYMKAWEQQDFEKMYNHLSEKSKATISKEEFVTRYTDIYEDIQVKDFDFTYKLPEEETDYKEEDTPQFDFNAKMETIAGPLEINHQAALVYEKGEETDKWAVKWNPSMIFPGMKGDDKIQLTILKPKRGEIFDVNGEPLAANGYVQEVGLVPAWMKEDKEEVKETLAELLNISIESIDKALSQSWVKDDSYVPLVTISASDQEKIDAIRPLNGTKFVKKKARVYPYKEAAAHLTGYTGPITTEQLEERKDKGYTASDIIGKKGLELVLEEELRGEIGAEIFIVDKDKQRQDLLAKKEPVDGKDINLTIDISVQALLYNQMLKEAGTATAINPTTGEVRALVSTPAFDPNQFVLGISLSAYTALQEDPLMPLTNRFTRTYAPGSTFKPITASIGLKTGAIDPAEEKAIPANNQWKKDSWGNYYVTRVKSSDTKVNLKEALVRSDNIYFAMSILDIGEDPFLQEAEQFGFGEKIPFAYPIQASQIANEGDIASEVQLADTAYGQGQVEMSALHLAMSYTPFATKGTLLKPVLLKEDEKAQAWKQDVISAETAELITKDLIQVIESPQGTAKEAKIKDLQLAGKTGTAELKKSKDEKGTENGWFVAWNTEDPSLLVSMMIEDVPIEEGSHYVVPKVKSVFENVFASQ, from the coding sequence ATGTACCGTAAAATTATCCTATTATTTGGGCTGCTGCTCCTTCTTGCAGCCTGTTCAGAAAAGCCGCAGCCGGAAACGACCTTTAAAAGCTATATGAAGGCATGGGAACAACAGGATTTTGAAAAAATGTACAACCATCTGTCCGAGAAATCGAAAGCTACCATTTCCAAAGAGGAGTTCGTTACACGCTATACCGACATTTATGAAGATATCCAGGTTAAGGACTTCGATTTTACATACAAGCTTCCTGAAGAAGAAACGGATTACAAAGAGGAGGATACCCCTCAATTCGACTTCAATGCAAAGATGGAAACAATCGCTGGACCGCTTGAAATCAACCATCAGGCCGCCCTTGTTTATGAAAAAGGAGAAGAAACCGACAAATGGGCGGTGAAATGGAACCCTTCGATGATTTTTCCTGGCATGAAGGGGGACGACAAAATTCAGCTGACGATTTTGAAGCCGAAGCGGGGGGAGATTTTTGACGTTAATGGCGAGCCACTCGCGGCTAATGGTTATGTCCAGGAGGTCGGACTCGTTCCAGCTTGGATGAAGGAAGACAAAGAGGAAGTGAAAGAGACGCTTGCAGAGCTTCTCAACATTTCCATCGAAAGCATCGACAAAGCGCTTTCCCAATCGTGGGTAAAAGATGATTCCTATGTCCCACTTGTGACCATTTCCGCAAGCGACCAGGAGAAAATCGATGCCATCCGTCCGCTCAATGGAACGAAATTTGTTAAGAAAAAAGCACGCGTTTATCCATACAAGGAAGCGGCAGCCCACTTGACGGGCTATACCGGGCCGATTACAACGGAACAGCTTGAGGAACGAAAAGACAAAGGCTATACAGCGAGTGATATCATCGGTAAAAAAGGACTTGAGCTCGTTTTAGAGGAAGAGCTTCGCGGAGAGATCGGTGCGGAAATCTTCATCGTCGACAAAGACAAACAGCGCCAGGACCTGCTCGCGAAAAAAGAACCTGTCGATGGTAAGGATATTAACCTGACGATCGATATTTCAGTCCAAGCGCTTCTCTACAATCAGATGCTGAAAGAAGCTGGCACAGCCACAGCCATCAATCCGACCACAGGTGAGGTTAGAGCGTTGGTTAGCACGCCAGCATTCGACCCGAATCAATTCGTTCTCGGGATCTCATTAAGTGCATACACGGCGCTGCAAGAGGACCCATTGATGCCGCTCACGAACCGGTTTACGAGAACCTATGCACCAGGTTCAACGTTCAAGCCGATCACAGCTTCCATCGGGTTAAAAACTGGGGCGATCGATCCTGCTGAGGAAAAAGCGATCCCCGCCAACAACCAGTGGAAAAAGGACTCGTGGGGCAACTATTACGTGACGAGGGTAAAAAGCAGTGATACCAAGGTAAACTTGAAGGAAGCACTCGTCCGTTCCGATAACATCTACTTTGCCATGTCCATCCTAGATATCGGGGAAGACCCGTTTTTACAAGAAGCTGAGCAATTCGGTTTCGGTGAGAAAATCCCGTTCGCGTATCCGATCCAAGCGTCTCAAATCGCAAATGAGGGAGACATCGCAAGTGAAGTCCAGCTTGCCGACACCGCATACGGTCAAGGTCAAGTCGAGATGAGCGCGCTCCACCTCGCTATGAGCTACACACCTTTTGCTACGAAAGGAACGCTGTTAAAGCCAGTTCTTTTAAAAGAAGATGAAAAAGCACAAGCCTGGAAACAGGATGTCATCAGTGCGGAAACCGCAGAGCTCATAACGAAAGATCTCATTCAGGTGATCGAGAGTCCGCAAGGCACAGCGAAGGAAGCGAAAATCAAAGACCTGCAACTGGCAGGAAAAACCGGTACGGCTGAGCTGAAGAAATCCAAGGACGAAAAAGGAACTGAAAACGGCTGGTTCGTCGCATGGAACACCGAAGATCCATCCCTTCTCGTTTCCATGATGATAGAAGACGTCCCGATTGAAGAAGGCAGCCACTATGTCGTGCCTAAAGTGAAATCCGTATTTGAAAATGTGTTTGCTTCGCAATAA
- the fabZ gene encoding 3-hydroxyacyl-ACP dehydratase FabZ — protein sequence MLNIDEIKEIIPHRYPFLLVDKIVEVEEGKRAIGIKNVSANEEFFNGHFPEYPVMPGVLIVEALAQVGAVALLKKEENRGRLAFFAGIDGCRFKRQVRPGDQLRLEVELTRVRGSMGKGKATATVDGEVACEAEIMFALGEKKE from the coding sequence ATGTTGAATATTGACGAAATTAAAGAAATCATTCCACACCGATACCCATTTCTATTAGTTGATAAGATTGTCGAAGTAGAGGAAGGAAAGCGTGCAATCGGCATCAAAAACGTATCTGCGAATGAGGAGTTCTTCAATGGTCATTTCCCTGAATATCCTGTCATGCCAGGGGTCCTCATTGTTGAAGCGCTTGCCCAGGTCGGAGCAGTTGCTCTTTTGAAAAAGGAAGAAAACCGCGGTCGACTCGCATTTTTCGCAGGTATTGATGGCTGCCGTTTCAAAAGACAAGTCCGTCCAGGCGATCAATTGCGCCTTGAAGTCGAGTTGACACGTGTTCGTGGATCCATGGGTAAAGGAAAGGCGACTGCAACTGTTGACGGCGAAGTGGCTTGTGAAGCGGAAATCATGTTCGCGTTAGGTGAAAAGAAAGAGTAG
- a CDS encoding DUF5667 domain-containing protein, protein MYKNFVVIMSAVSLLIFGASPAAFANTSDSTPSVELSDETSTEENSEESTTEETSNEEETSTEEGSSEESTEGETEESTEEESEESTEEEESTEEEDEEAEEEEEPSLLPGDFFYFVKTLIENVRLSIASNDYDEAKILAEIASNRIAEANALFAAGETELAQETLEKAIEAQEAALEKSEENEEASEEEGKESGTEDEESTESDEEATETEEESSKEEESSEENEEESEMDELQSKLSKNIDALLLALANVENPKAQEALMKNIQKAFAKLDKKIAKLEEKYDKKEDEDEEEKEEESDEDEEKEEASEDDDAKEDEEDENEDEEEKDHVKKHKEKADKKEHHKKEKEEKKREKSNEKHEKKNENRGKGKNDHDDDDEDEDEEREERKKEREKKKDRDKEEKREKKKDRERDRDEDKDDDDDEDEDHDDEEDDDKDEDEEDDEDEDEDGDDD, encoded by the coding sequence ATGTACAAGAATTTTGTCGTAATAATGAGCGCGGTATCCTTGCTCATTTTCGGAGCATCTCCAGCTGCATTCGCGAACACAAGCGATTCGACGCCATCTGTAGAATTGTCTGATGAAACGTCGACAGAGGAAAATTCTGAGGAATCTACTACTGAAGAAACATCCAACGAGGAAGAGACTTCTACAGAAGAAGGTTCATCTGAAGAATCTACTGAAGGTGAAACAGAAGAATCAACTGAAGAAGAATCTGAAGAATCAACTGAAGAGGAAGAGTCTACTGAGGAAGAAGATGAAGAGGCTGAAGAAGAGGAAGAGCCATCTCTTCTACCTGGAGATTTCTTTTATTTTGTAAAAACATTGATTGAAAATGTCCGTCTCTCCATAGCGTCAAATGACTATGATGAGGCAAAGATCCTAGCAGAAATCGCATCAAACCGCATCGCGGAAGCTAACGCACTTTTTGCAGCTGGTGAAACAGAACTAGCACAGGAAACACTTGAAAAAGCGATTGAAGCCCAGGAAGCGGCTCTTGAAAAATCAGAGGAAAACGAAGAGGCTTCTGAAGAAGAAGGTAAGGAATCTGGCACAGAAGACGAAGAGTCAACTGAATCAGACGAAGAAGCGACTGAAACAGAAGAAGAATCTTCAAAGGAAGAGGAATCCTCTGAAGAAAATGAAGAAGAGTCCGAAATGGATGAGCTTCAATCTAAGCTTTCCAAAAATATCGATGCTCTACTTCTAGCGCTTGCGAACGTTGAAAACCCTAAAGCTCAAGAAGCACTCATGAAAAATATCCAAAAAGCATTTGCTAAGCTAGACAAGAAAATCGCAAAGCTTGAAGAAAAGTACGATAAAAAAGAAGACGAAGACGAAGAGGAAAAAGAAGAAGAGTCTGATGAAGATGAAGAAAAAGAAGAAGCTTCAGAGGATGACGACGCTAAAGAAGATGAAGAAGACGAGAACGAAGACGAAGAAGAGAAGGATCATGTAAAGAAGCATAAAGAAAAAGCTGATAAAAAAGAGCATCACAAGAAAGAAAAAGAAGAAAAGAAACGAGAAAAATCGAACGAAAAGCATGAGAAAAAGAACGAAAATCGTGGAAAAGGCAAAAATGACCACGATGATGACGATGAAGACGAAGATGAAGAAAGAGAAGAACGTAAAAAAGAGCGAGAAAAAAAGAAAGACCGTGATAAAGAAGAAAAGCGTGAAAAGAAAAAAGACCGAGAGCGCGATCGTGATGAAGACAAAGACGATGATGACGACGAAGATGAAGATCATGATGACGAAGAAGATGACGACAAAGACGAAGATGAAGAAGACGACGAAGATGAAGACGAAGATGGAGATGACGATTAA
- the kynB gene encoding arylformamidase has protein sequence MKIWDISQPLQEGVPTWPGDTPFSFKLNWTKEETGSVNVGSLTLSTHTGTHVDAPFHFDDEGKKMLDLKPDLYVGEALVVHLENRESIQPRDLEGYDLNGVERLLIKTGSWNDRTEFPSSITYLSPELAPFLIEKGIKLIGVDVPSVDQVDSKDLAAHHSLLDHDIHILESVVLDEVEEGVYELIALPLALAEADASPVRAILRK, from the coding sequence ATGAAAATCTGGGATATTTCTCAACCACTTCAAGAAGGGGTTCCCACCTGGCCAGGTGATACCCCTTTTTCGTTCAAGCTTAATTGGACCAAGGAAGAAACGGGATCCGTCAATGTCGGTAGTCTCACATTAAGTACGCATACAGGCACCCACGTTGACGCACCGTTCCATTTTGATGATGAAGGAAAGAAGATGCTCGATCTCAAGCCTGATCTATATGTCGGTGAAGCGCTTGTCGTCCATCTTGAAAACCGGGAATCCATCCAGCCGAGAGACCTTGAAGGTTACGATTTGAATGGCGTAGAACGACTGCTCATAAAGACAGGGTCTTGGAACGATCGGACGGAATTTCCATCCTCCATTACGTATCTATCTCCAGAGCTTGCACCATTTTTAATAGAAAAAGGAATCAAGCTGATCGGCGTGGACGTCCCATCGGTCGATCAAGTGGATTCCAAGGATCTAGCAGCACACCACAGCCTGCTTGACCATGACATCCACATCCTTGAAAGTGTCGTTCTAGATGAGGTAGAAGAGGGAGTCTATGAGCTCATTGCCCTTCCGCTTGCGCTTGCTGAAGCGGATGCAAGCCCGGTACGCGCGATCTTAAGAAAATAA
- a CDS encoding MBL fold metallo-hydrolase, with translation MKTKNLVELSNNVWMYPYSHQGIQPNIGVIITEEGTILVDSGNSPIHAENIKQALNGIDAPPVKYVIYTHHHWDHTYGGSMFNSIMISHELCYEQLKINSELKWSTEILEEEIRREPLLETRNKRKMELINDWDSFEIKLPNITFKDRMMLHLGSTSLELKFIGGIHASDSILVKDLKSNILFVGDCFYPPPIHLRKKEDTHSLDILKKLVAEEADLYIHGHGEPADRKELEDFIYQNEKKHL, from the coding sequence ATGAAAACGAAGAACTTAGTAGAGTTATCTAATAATGTATGGATGTATCCATATTCACATCAAGGTATTCAACCAAACATAGGAGTTATTATTACAGAAGAAGGTACAATTCTAGTTGATAGTGGAAACAGCCCGATTCATGCAGAAAATATAAAACAAGCATTAAACGGAATTGATGCACCTCCAGTAAAATATGTGATATATACACATCATCATTGGGATCATACATATGGTGGTTCAATGTTCAACTCAATTATGATCAGTCATGAACTTTGCTATGAGCAGCTTAAGATTAATTCAGAACTAAAATGGAGTACAGAAATTTTAGAGGAGGAGATAAGGAGAGAACCTTTACTTGAGACGAGAAACAAGAGAAAAATGGAACTTATTAACGATTGGGACAGTTTTGAAATCAAACTTCCTAATATCACGTTTAAGGATAGAATGATGCTTCATCTGGGAAGTACTTCCCTCGAACTAAAATTTATTGGCGGTATTCACGCTTCCGATTCAATTCTTGTAAAGGATCTAAAATCTAATATCCTGTTCGTGGGGGATTGTTTCTATCCTCCTCCAATACATTTAAGGAAAAAGGAAGACACTCATTCATTAGATATTCTAAAAAAATTGGTTGCAGAGGAAGCCGATTTATATATTCATGGACATGGTGAACCAGCTGACCGAAAAGAATTAGAAGATTTCATTTATCAAAATGAGAAAAAGCATCTATAA
- a CDS encoding alpha/beta hydrolase — MANSFKLVLYDQRGCGRSEASKDQTYSMKDEVENLELLRQKLGLNKINLFGESWGSMLALLYATTYPDHVHKIVLTAAIGVTAEGMERFRKELENRLTDEDKDRLSLIKEGLEKGESTIDDLLKVLDPYYVYAKGTLQRKEKTSIQHQVNQAIGTDIANNYDLREELLKLSNIPIVVIQGSHDILTPSIIQELLIDHIPHSELVTIDQCGHWTVVEKPTEVNNITKEFLRGT, encoded by the coding sequence TTGGCAAACTCATTCAAGTTGGTTTTGTATGACCAACGAGGGTGCGGTCGATCGGAAGCATCCAAGGATCAAACGTATTCTATGAAAGATGAAGTTGAAAATTTAGAGCTCCTCCGACAGAAGTTAGGCTTAAACAAAATAAATCTATTTGGTGAGTCATGGGGATCGATGCTCGCTTTACTTTACGCCACAACTTATCCGGATCATGTACATAAAATCGTACTAACAGCTGCGATAGGCGTAACAGCCGAAGGTATGGAAAGGTTCAGGAAAGAGCTTGAGAATCGATTGACGGATGAGGATAAAGATAGACTTTCTCTAATAAAAGAGGGTCTCGAAAAAGGAGAGTCAACAATAGATGACCTCCTGAAAGTATTGGATCCCTATTATGTTTACGCCAAGGGTACATTACAACGAAAAGAAAAAACGTCAATTCAGCATCAAGTCAATCAGGCTATCGGAACAGATATTGCAAACAATTATGATTTAAGGGAAGAGTTACTGAAACTATCCAACATTCCGATCGTTGTTATACAGGGAAGTCATGATATCCTTACTCCTTCCATTATCCAAGAACTTTTAATCGATCATATCCCGCATTCGGAATTGGTAACCATCGATCAATGTGGACATTGGACTGTGGTAGAAAAACCAACCGAAGTCAACAACATAACAAAGGAGTTTTTACGTGGTACATAG
- a CDS encoding DUF6366 family protein: MSGNRERPEDLRERLRQEEIKRNSASKIGDGFDRSQGGSLIDLVGSLGWKGTVLLLVLIISGYILFSVLFN; this comes from the coding sequence GTGAGTGGTAATAGAGAACGACCAGAGGATTTACGAGAAAGGCTTAGACAAGAAGAGATAAAAAGAAATTCAGCCAGTAAGATTGGTGATGGGTTTGATCGGTCGCAAGGTGGAAGCCTTATTGATTTAGTTGGTAGCTTAGGTTGGAAAGGTACAGTACTTCTTCTTGTTTTGATCATATCAGGATACATACTATTTTCGGTACTATTTAATTAA
- a CDS encoding SMI1/KNR4 family protein → MKDYKELLAKWEHILHRVENNNGTVHPIELGKRATNQEIKKKENEVGYDLPPSYKHVLQNVGKSLSFYYSFSEDTMIPSEFRDIFSGEINWNIDYLQGLDELADDLMDGDEDYGKTLRGKLEFAHSANGDIYAFDMLVDGQEKPVIYWDHEEDEVTYIADSFIDYLWRITELGCVGSEIWQLEYFLNDAGLETTSPAAHRWKSWFRSFTETTIDDVKHDKDLLISYVIYKKKLDDDATYLLQQIDKKELFDVLRQKLNKRKDYNDQKVICEIIGSVLGDYAKNWVESLWKEEQNIIDSSLRSYLTAMCMSEARGLSLVFNYLYDISNNQINGFEALNHLGSFHSRDVLSWMEIHVNFPVTESWDELFVRSEFTWSDIKKWSKLEEKHEVTLIHALEKYVYGKRFNHEPFHSIPDLPTQSEFIELLVELRDKQVLKKRISPLENVIQNIHVLY, encoded by the coding sequence ATGAAAGATTATAAAGAGCTTTTAGCAAAGTGGGAGCATATCCTTCATAGGGTGGAAAACAACAACGGTACTGTCCACCCAATCGAGCTCGGTAAAAGAGCGACGAACCAGGAGATAAAAAAGAAAGAAAATGAGGTAGGGTATGATTTACCGCCTTCTTATAAACACGTTTTACAAAACGTAGGGAAATCCCTATCTTTCTATTACTCCTTTTCAGAAGATACTATGATTCCAAGTGAATTTAGAGATATTTTCTCTGGGGAGATCAATTGGAATATTGATTATTTACAAGGACTAGATGAGTTAGCGGACGACTTGATGGATGGTGATGAAGATTACGGTAAGACGCTTAGAGGTAAGCTGGAGTTTGCTCATTCAGCAAATGGAGACATATATGCATTTGATATGTTGGTGGATGGTCAAGAGAAACCCGTTATTTATTGGGATCATGAAGAGGATGAAGTTACTTATATTGCAGATTCTTTTATTGACTACTTATGGAGGATTACAGAATTAGGCTGTGTAGGCAGTGAAATTTGGCAGCTTGAGTATTTTCTGAATGATGCAGGCCTGGAAACTACAAGTCCGGCTGCGCATAGATGGAAGAGTTGGTTTCGTTCATTTACAGAGACAACAATAGACGATGTTAAACATGATAAGGATCTACTTATCTCTTATGTTATTTACAAAAAGAAATTAGATGATGATGCCACCTACTTACTCCAGCAAATTGACAAAAAAGAGTTATTTGACGTGCTTCGACAGAAGTTAAATAAACGAAAGGATTATAATGATCAAAAAGTAATATGTGAGATCATAGGAAGTGTCTTAGGGGATTATGCAAAGAATTGGGTCGAAAGCCTTTGGAAAGAAGAACAAAATATTATAGATTCATCATTACGCTCCTATCTTACAGCAATGTGTATGAGTGAGGCGAGAGGTTTAAGTTTGGTATTTAATTATCTTTACGACATATCCAACAATCAAATAAACGGTTTTGAGGCACTAAATCATCTTGGTTCTTTCCATTCAAGAGATGTTCTTTCTTGGATGGAGATTCATGTGAATTTTCCTGTGACAGAATCCTGGGACGAACTCTTTGTTAGGTCTGAATTTACTTGGTCTGACATAAAGAAGTGGTCGAAATTGGAAGAAAAACATGAAGTAACTTTAATTCATGCTCTTGAAAAATATGTATATGGCAAAAGGTTTAACCATGAACCATTTCATAGTATTCCAGATTTACCAACTCAATCAGAATTTATTGAATTACTAGTTGAATTACGAGATAAACAAGTATTAAAAAAACGAATTTCCCCCCTTGAAAATGTTATCCAAAACATTCATGTCTTATATTAA
- a CDS encoding putative signal transducing protein: protein MLRKLISYLKENSWKTVYFTQKTDEYGRVKGLLNDAGIKSKTKSSTPMESGELGGVATSYDIMVRQKDLQKANEAIHNSSR from the coding sequence ATGCTCCGAAAACTAATCTCATATTTGAAGGAGAACAGTTGGAAAACGGTGTACTTCACGCAAAAGACCGATGAATACGGAAGGGTCAAAGGACTCCTGAATGATGCGGGGATCAAGTCGAAAACGAAATCGTCGACACCGATGGAGAGCGGTGAATTAGGAGGCGTAGCAACCTCCTATGACATCATGGTCCGGCAAAAAGACCTCCAAAAAGCGAACGAAGCTATTCATAACAGCAGCCGATAG